TAGTTAGTGAATGTAGTTAAAGTTAAAGTTAAATATTGACTACACCCACCCTCCCCTTGCCCCTGCCTATATGTTGCTAGGTAACTTCCAGCTGAGTGAGGGGGGTGAGGTGCTGAAGCGTTTCAGTGAGGTGGAGGCTGTGTGTCTTCAGGCCCTCATGGCCGACCCCCTGCGTCCATTTGTACCGCAGTATCATGGCTCGGTCACCAAGGGGGGCGAGAGTTACATCCGCCTGAAGGACTTACTGAGTGGCCTGAAGAACCCTGTCATCATGGACTGCAAGATGGGCGtgaggtacgtgtgtgtgtgtcagaggaggctggtgaggggaggatggctcataataatggatggaaaggaatgaatggaatggaatcaaagaTGGAAAACCAGGTGTTTGATGCATTTGATTCCAGGCATTTCATTTAATCTGTTACAGCCACTACTATGAGCCCGTTCTCCCTATTAaaagtgccaccagccaccactggtgtgtatgtgtgtgtgtgtgtgtgtgtgcgtgcgtgcgtctgtaATTAAGCTACTGTTGCTCTTAGGACATACCAGGAGGAGGAGTTAACCAAAGCACACACTAAACCCACCCTGCGGACTGATATGTACCAGAAGATGGTAAAAGTAGATCCGACGGCTCCCACAGTGGAGGAACATGAGCAGCGAGGTGTGACAAAGTGGCGCTACCTGCAGTGGAGGGATAACACCAGCTCAACTGCCACATTAGGCTTCAGGATCGAGTGCATCATGGTAAGAGACACAGCTCTGACACCCAAACCTCTGCTGTCCGCTGATTGGCTAAATTATAAGAGAAGGAAATAAACATCAGAATCAAGATCAagataaaaaatattattttgtgccAAAGTCTTCATTTATTGACTTCATCATTGATGTTTCGAAAGTCCTGACTGTTCtcgacctctctgtctctcaggggaGGGTCTACTAACTTCCCTGGATTATGTATACTGAGGTTATGTATACTGTTGGTGGTCTACAATAGTGCCAGGGTTTTAGAGCCCAATTCAATTACATCCGCTTTAGCCAACATCCGTATATTTGTATAGTCAGAGGTGAAACTGCTTTAGAGCTGTCAAATTCACAAGCAACTCCCGGCATTACACCTTAagcattgccattggctgcatggAGTCGCATTAAGAGAAATCTCATGCAGCCTTGTTTAAGTTAAAACACTAGAATGTAAGAAATCCTCCCTATTTAGTTAAATTATTTTCAATTTGagcgtcattatttctatatagcctacaccaggAATCATCAACTATTTTCAGCTGCGGGActatttttttcttgagcggatggtcagcgGGCCGGAACGTAGACTGCTAATTGACCACAAGAAGTCCAAACAGATATGTTTGaccaaaacataataatttcaagcCTTGCTTATATTTCTATATGATCACATGTCTCTTTATTAAGTGTGGGAATACTTGGTAATACATGTCTTATATTAAAATCACTTtcagctgatttcctggtgtttttacactCTATTATGTACAGCAAACTTGTTTTTTCTCTCATTAAACTTggtgggccaaataaaaccaccctgGCGTACACTTTCTCATTCTTAACTTCTAACGCGAGTGGGCGGGTTAGGCTTTGTGACAATGAtcacaagagcagctgctcaccgatttaATATCTCCAACAGCTCCACCGCCGATACCGCCAAAACATCAGCAATGCGGGTGTCGGCTATCGCTTGTTAATACTttatctgattgaatctaggcctaagtctgtgtttgtccctgtgtgtccatgtTAGATGGAGAATGGCAGCGTACAGCGGGACTTTAAGAAGATGCTAACCCCAGCTCAGGTCACTGaggccctcctctccttcaccaagAGTCAGCTACACATCCTGGTCAGTCATTTGCCATCAACATCACCTATATTATGTACAAATAAAGGTTTCACATACCTCTAATAATATAGCTAAAATATTCATCCTTTTCCCCCTGCACTCTCCCTTCTGGTTTCTCACCCGTAGAAGGCCTACCATTCCAGACTTCAGGCTCTGGATGAAGCACTGAAGGAATCCCCATTTTTCAAAGCCCACGAGGTCAGCTCATATTTACCACTTAAACATGTCAACTCTCCCTCTACTTAATAATAAAATATTTAGTCTCAGAACTGGTCATACAGTAATGTTTTGGGTTCACCTGACAGGTGATTGGCAGCTCGCTCCTCTTTGTCCACGACCGGACCAGTCAGGCAAGCATCTGGATGATAGACTTTGGGAAGACCACCCCATCGCCCAGCAGTGTGCAGCTGAGGCACGACGTCCCTTGGGCAGAGGGGAATCGGGAGGACGGGTACCTGATCGGGCTGGCCGCCCTCACCTCTTTCGTGGGTCAGGCCATCAGCCAGGCAGCCTGCAGAAAGGAAGAGAACCATGGAGAGGAGATGGGCAGTGTCGCACACACCCTGCaggaacaggaacacacacagactaaAAGTCAGGGTGGTCAGGGCGAGGCAGCACAGAATGAAGGTACTTCTGATGGAACAAGAGAGACCACATCAGGACAATACTCACAGGAATGTGTTCTCTAATTTACATGGATTATGTTTGTGGATGATTTGAGGCATTGCAATAGACAGTATTAATGGACAGAAGTCTCAACTGTTTAGACAGAATACAGGGTGAGTTGAGTTGAATAAGGTGTTTATGGACAATATTTTTTCAGTTTTTACAATAAAAACGACCTATTGTACAAATGCCTCATCTATAGACATCATATTGACAGTTATCAATGTGTTCTAACTCAAATGTCTGGTTCGTCTCATTTGAATGTGcccttgaggaattttaatttgaATAGCCACAGTCGATACTTCAGGCTTTGTGGTGGTGGTTATCTCCTGAACCATCACTGCAGGACAGGTGAGGGAGTCTAGCACCCAACATCAACAGATGCAGCCAACAAAAACAGGGTCTTTCATTTAATTACACGTTTGCAGCATTACATCTGTGTCGCATGCCAGGAATTGTCTTTACTGCTCAGTGGATGTCCCTGAGTTCTCTTACCTTGAAGGTAGCGCGCATGCTCAAACCACTCACAAGGGGGCATTGTTTAAAGTTATTAGGAGGGTCCGTCTGCGGACAGGGCACTATCAATTTAGTCCCTATCGCAAATTTGATATTGTAGTCGTCATTTATCTTCATTGTCACAACTTATATTGCTAAAACTAAACACTTTGACTAATATTTAGTTTTGATCAAGCATTGTTTAGATGTGGTCAATTATAGATTTGCACTGCAAAATGAGGCATCACCAGAGAAACGTTGACGTTTCTCCAATTTGTTAGCTAGCGAACTTTTAAACTGCACAAGTGAAGTAAACCAGCAATCCATGTCTATAAAATAAATTGCATTTGTTCAGATAATTTGGTGACAGTACTCGGTAACTGCGAGACTCAAGATGACCTTTCGAAAATGGTACCCCAACCTGGCTGTGGTCGCACGTGTCCGATTTGACCAAGGtatggctagctaacgttagctttcaCTAGCAAGTATTTTTAAGGCAACTTCTTTGTTTAATAGTTTAGTCAACCAATGTAATGggtatttaaataaatgtttattaCGTTTGCCTGAACTGTTAGGTTGAAAACAGCTCCCTTCAAATGGATTCCACTCGTACCAGGTCATGGGATTCCGCTGTTGTCAAATTACTAGTGACGTCTTATTTGAcgtttcgtagcaggttaggataatttacGCTGCAGATAAGAGAAGGGCTATGATTATAGTTCGGTCAaatgcttttttgttgttgtacatttgacgttaatttgacaaaatcgggatcccttctagccatgacacTCGTACCACTGCGGTGGGCTCTGCACTGGCAATTGCGCGCGTCCCGGAAGCTAGTGACCATGGTATATGTAGTTCTAAACCGCAGTGTTTACGTCTCTGTTAAAGTGCAGAACAGTAGCTAGATTTCCATAGAGTAATGCACTGGGACACCATTTATAACCACATTACCTTCACGTTTTGGAACAGAGTTCTATATTTTTAAATATCTATTTTTCACTCGTTTTGATTTATGTTCGTCTGAAGTAGCCTATAGTCGCAGCGCTTGTGATGTACTGTCTGTCACCCGGGGTTGTGTTTTGTATCTGACAGTGGAGTATGGCGGACGGTGGCCGGTTCTACAGTGGTAAGTTACCCTGGAACAAAGCTTCAAATCTGCTTCTAAACAGTTGTTTTCCTCCTCTGCCTAGATCAGGAGGGAGTTGTCGTCCAGAGAGAAGTCACGCGCAAAGGCAAGCTACCAGGAGGTAAAACGCCGAAGTGTAAACAAATAAGTGAGGCGCATATGGGGACAGGACAGTCGTTTACGTTTTCTGTGACCGAAGTGTGACACATGAATTTTAGGCCACATCCCGATTCAGGAACAATCCCAAGCACACCTGGCTACCAATACAGTGTTGGCAATTATTTTTTAGTGAGAATCGCGATTGGCTCCCTGATTTGTCAGTAGATTATGTTTTGCCCCCTGCCTTGCTGCAGCAAGACATTTcttcacccccccaccccctttgaGCTTCTCTGCCTGTGTGTGCACCATTGCTGTGACTGCTGTTGCACAGACAACTTGAACCAATCTCGTTTGGTGCTAAATTAAGTCCGAAAATTCGCTAAATGCTATGAAAACCATAGAAATCATTCGTGTCAAAATTCACCAAAGGCAGTCTGAAAAGTAGCTGAATTTGTTGCTAGCCTTACAAATAAAAGTATCTGTAGGGGTCTGAAAACTTGCTAAATATAGGGACAAATTTTGCAACACTGGTGACCGTTGGTCAGTTGACCAGACTGAGGCATGCTCAATATTTTCAATGCAGATTCAGAAGTATTTGTGCCATTTATCACAAAATATTTGGAGCTACTTTAGTCACCTTTTTAAATATGCAGTTATGTGATGAATCATCTACAACTGTGTCTACAACATGATAATGTATATGCATAAACAGATATTCATACCAGAAGATTGCCCGTACGAGGTTGTTTATGAtgatccatcctctctctccctcccccagagcATGACAACAGAGTCGCGGGCCCTCAGTTCCGGGGGGGGCATATGAGTCGGGGCCCAATCTACTACGACGGTCCGGCCAGGCAGCAGAGGCCTCGAGGGGGCCAAGTGGGTGGGTTCAGGGGCCCTGGACCGGGACCTCGGGTCCGGTTCGAAGATAACTATGTAGATGTAACTATGAACAGAGGGAGCCCACAGGATGGCAGCTCTCACCGCAGATTGTGAGTGAGATTGCATACTACAACTGTTACATGGCAGCGATAAGATTTTCTGTTACTGTCTATAAATAAACATGTTTTGTGAGATGATTCTTTGTCAGGTAACACTGTGCACTCTGACCCCCTTAGCAACCCGTACAGGTGGCCGAATCGGAGAGGCGATGGACAATTTGAACGAGACAGAAGAGGAGCTGGGGGCTacagaggagaaggtggaggaggaagagaaggaggcgGAGGAGGAAAAGACAAGAGCAGTTGGTACAAGATGATTGTGAGCATCTTTAACGAAGAGCATGACAAGTATCTATTTCATTATGGTAAACTATTTTATAGTGAACTAATTGCTCTCTCTGGCAGATTCCCTATGGGAGGAAATATGACAAGAAATGGCTGCTGATGGCTTTACAGAACCTGTGCTCTGTACCCTTCACACCTGTTCAGGTAAGTTGCTGGCAGACAGCCCAGCCATTATCATAGGACTTGACTGATGGGTTAAATGTTGTTTTTCTGATCACTGGGATAGAGGAGTCTAATGCTTTGAAACCAATACAAGTACATGTATGTCTGTCTATTAAACCggggcggcaggttgcctagtggttagagcgttggaattgtaaccgaaaggttgcaagatcgaatccccgagctgacaaggtaaaaatatgttgttctgcccctgaacaaggcagttaacccactgttcctaggcctagaatttttcttaactgacatatatatatatataagtaaatGTTGAGGATATTTACAAGTGCATTTAAGTATTagtattgtttctctctctcttgccccccccaTCCATCCCTTTCAGTACCAGATTGAAGGCCATAAAGCCCAGTTCTACCTCGAGGATGCCTGCACAGCCAACGCACTGTGCAGAGTCTCTCGCCAAATCACAGACACTGAGGGCTACAAGGTACAGCAGCCTTCTCACTAACCGTTGGCTATACTCCTGGCTATAAGTGTAGTGTATCCCTTCTATTCCTCAAACCATGATCTCccaatttaatgttatttgatAAGAGCTGCAGATTGAATgttaatatacactgaacaaaaatataaacgtaacatatAAGTGTTGGGaccaagtgttggtcccatgtttcatgagctgaaataaaatatcccagaaatgttccatacccacacaaaaagcttatttccctcaaattttgtgcacaaatttgtttacatccctgttagtgagcatttctcctttgccaggataatccatccacctgacaggtatggcatatctagaagctgattaaacagcatgatctttacacaggtgcaccttgtgctggagacaataaaaggccactctaaaatgtgcagttttgtcacacgacacaatgctacatactgtatgtctcaagttttgagggagcgtgcaattggcatgctaactgcaggaatgtccatcagagctgttgtcagataattggatgttaatttctctaccataagtcgcctCCAACGTAATTTTCGAGAATTAGggagtacgtccaactggcctcaactacagaccacgtgtaaccacgccagcccaggacctccacatccggcttcttcgcctgcgggatcgtctgagggggGGGTGCTGAGGAttatttttgtctgtaataaagcccttttgtggataaactcattctgattgactgggccctggctccccagtgggtgggcctgactCCCAAGTGGGTAGGCCTATGCCCTTCCAGACCcccccatggctgtgcccctgcccagtcatgtgaaacccatagatttgggcctaattaatttatgaATTTCTATTGATTGATATGAACTGACACTcattaaaattgttgcatgttgcgtaaAGATTTTTGTACAGTAGAATTTCTTTGAAGTTACTATTTATAATAATGTTTATGCTTCctctacacccccccccctcctctctaggTGATAGTGCTGATGAACCCCTGTCTTCCTCCCGCCATCCTCAACACCCAACTGAAGCCTGAAGACATAGAGCACTTAaaggtgagagatggagggagggggcagtGATGGAGAAAGTTGGAAAATAATAAGGATGGATATTTACAGATGAATATAAGTAACTTCTGAAATATCTCTCTCAGCAATGCATGGCCAAGCGTTTTGATGGGTCCCAGCGAGCACTGGACCTGAACAACATCCGTACTGACCCAGGTAGCACCCCATACTACCTGGAGATTCAAACTAACCACTGTTTCTATCTTCCTCTGTCCTGGTCTAAAATGTATGTACCTCTGTTACAGACTTGGTGTCTCAGAACATCAGGGCGATCTTGAGCAGAAAGACCTTTATGGATGCTGTGGTCAAGATCATTGAGGAAAACATCCCTGAGGTAATAGTATAATAATACCAATCTATACCCATACAGTTTCAGTGTGTGGTGCTAAAATGTGTAGCTCTCTTGTCCTCTTCTTTTATCTCAGCTGGTGTGTCTGAATTTGAGCAATAACAAGCTGTATAAACTGGAAGATGTGGCAGATCTGATAAGCAAGGCCCCACACCTGAAGATCCTCAACCTCTCCCACaatgaggtgagaggagagactgacccTTAACCCTAATCTCTAACCTTGTCTATTCATTTTGGGGGCGAATCCTAACTTTCACATCACATGTTTACTACGTCATGCATTAATATCAATGGGAGATTACAAATTAGGATTTGCTCCTAAATCTGCTCACTCACTTAACCTTTTCCCATTCAATCCTCTTTTTTCTTTCTCCATCTTCCTCCCAGTTGAAGTCAGAGAAGGAGCTGGATAGGTTGAAGGGTTTGAAGCTGGTTGAGCTGTGGTTGGACCGTAACCCACTGTGTGACCAGTTCAAGGACCAGCTCACCTACATCAGGTCAGTCTCTGAGCCTGGGTGATAGGCTGTGTGGGGgttaggctgtgtgtgttatttagTAGGTAGATGGGAGCACTGACATAGTCCGGTGGATGCCGCAGTCCAGTGGATGTCGTGGCCCTGTTGACTCCATTACGTTGAGTGGGTGTGTGAGGTGGGATGTGACTTCTCTGTTCTTGTTCCCTCTCCATTGTGAACATGGCCACCAGTGCTATCAGGGAGAGGTTTCCCCGGCTACTCAAACTGGTAAGAtgttctcttttcttctctgaTCCTCTCCATCTTTGACTGCATTTGATTTGCTTGTTTATTTCCTGTTGTTGTTCTGTAGGATGGTCATGACCTCCCCCTGCCGATAGTGTTTGAAGTGGTATCACCCACCACTACCCCCCCCTGCAAGGTCTGGTCCGTTTTCGTTCACAGAATAACAaaaaggtgcacttgattcattTTATTCGCTTGGTTGATTCTGACAGATGCTCTTTTCTTTGACCAATCCAGGGTAGCTACTTCGGTTCAGAAGAAATCAAGGTCCTCATCATGCATTTCCTGCAACAGTAAGTGTATTCACATATCTTTTGTCAAGATTCAAGTATATTCCTTCAGAAAGGATATATTTGTCACCTCTAAGACAGGTAACACAGTGGGTGCTTGTCAAAATGCATAATTCCGAGCAAAGCAGTCCAAATCAAAGTATGCGAAATGAAGCATGGAGGGCACATCTCGAAGGCGTACTCCATACGTGCATATTTTGAAGCATGCGTCGACGCAAGCTTTAACGGAAATTATGCAAAGAAATTACCTGATCATGTCAAAAAAGTACGCAAAATTTATTGAAATCAATGGCAACCGTTATTTGAGCAGAAGCGAGAGAAAATGTTGCCTATTCACAAATCACATGTTGCCTGACTACAATATTTGATCTTGATACGTTAATAAATACATGGTGTTTCATTTCGGCATGTTTACCTGCCTACGTACCGTAGATCGCAAGCCCATAATaaggctaactggctagctactactgttagctagccaCGAAGAATTGACATCTATCTTGCATAATATTTGTTTTAGGTCATTTTGCTTGTTAAACTATCTAGTTAGATACATTATTACAATTCACATATAGCTAGCTGATAGTTAAGAAGTAAAATGGTTgctttgtgtatgtgttgtttcGTCTTTATTGCCATTGTCATGGCTGGAAGACGGTTCAGTGAATGGGTAAGTCCATAGTAAGTCAATATGGCTAGCCAACTAGCCACAGAGAATTGGTAGCTACCCAAGAAAAATGTACCACTACCACGCATAACATTCGTTTTAAATCATTTTTGcctgtttaacacatttttttatCTAATTgctttaaatattgactggctgtCATCAGGCTACCCAAAGCTTCAAAATGTAACttgtgcctgcaacctggttcaggttatcaatcaacctaccaggcTAGTTAAAAACAGTataggaatgaaatcatcaacatgtattgatcatatctttacttatgctgcagaaatttgtttgaaagcagtatccaaatacCTCGGatatagtgatcacaatatagaaGCCatgtctaggaaaaccaaagttccaaaggctgggcctaatatactgtataagagGTCATTCAAtaggttttgtagtgattcctatgttgatgtGAAGAATTTGTTGGTCCATGGTGTGTAATGacgagcaaccagacgctgcacttgacatatttatgaaattgcttatcccagttactgATAAGCACGCactcattaagaaaatgactgtaaaaactgttaaatccccgttGATTGATGTGGAAtttaaaaattgtatggttgagaggaatGAGGCAAAAGAGGTGGCAAATAGGTCTGGCTGTACAACCAatttggcaaacgtactgcaaattgaaaaatcatgtggctaaactgaataaaaaaaagaagaatcTACACCATGAAACAAAgatgaaaatagtaaaaagctttggagcaccttaaatgaaatcttgggcaaaaaggcaaactctgctccatcattcagatggctcattcgtcacaaaacccactgatattgcaaactactttgaTGTTTTTTTCaatggcaagattagcaaacttaggcatgacatgccagcaacaaaagcTGACACTACActtccaagtatatctgaccaaattatgaaagacaagcattgtaattttgaattccgtaaagtgagtgtgtaaGAAGTGAACAAtctattgttgtctatcaacaatgacaagtaaccggggtctgacaacttggatggaaaattactgaggataatagaggACAATATTGCCACTGCTATTtaccatatcttcaatttaagactACTagaagtgtgtgtcctcaggcctggagggaagcaaaagtcaatCCCCTACCTAAAATAGTAAAGCCCCTTTAATGGCTCAAATAGCctaccaatcagcctgttaccaacccttagtaaacttttggaaaaaattgtgtttgaccagatacaatgctatttttcagcacacttatagggaaggacattcagcAAGCACagaacttacacaaatgactgattggctgagagaaaatgcTCAAAATAaatgtgggggctgttttgttcaaattcagtgcggcttttgacattatcgatcatagtctgttgctggaaaaacgtatacattatggctttacaccccctgctatattgtggataaagagttctgtctaatagaacacagagggtgttctttaatggaagcctctccaacaaaatCCAGGTGGATCGAGGAATTCCCCAggacagctgtctaggccccttttaCTTTTTTCAAACTtgactaacgacatgccactggctttgagtaaagtgtTATGACCTCTATGGCAGATATTAGTGTTATAACTTTTCTATTACAGGTACTACAGTGTTATAACTTTTCTATTACAGGTACTACAGTGTATATGACTCTGGGAACAGACAGCCACTTCTAGATGCCTACCATGATGGTGCCTCCTTCTCACTCAGCTTGCCCTCCAGTCAAAACCCAAAcaggtctcacacacacatttctccatCTGAATGTCTGGCTCGTGGGAGTTCGGAATTAcatatttatttgtatatttttcaTCATAGGTGTAGTTTGAGAGAGTACCATAAAGACAGCCGTAACATAAAGCGACTCAAAGATCCATGTGAGTCTTCCAAATATTTAAGACAATTAACAAGTATGTCATCAACAGATTTGTCTGTTGTATTTCTGTAATAATATGTGGCATCTTCCCTCTGGAATCTGCTCCCCACAGCAACACGGTTCCGCCTACTGAAGCACACACGGCTAAACGTGGTGGCGTTGCTCAACGAGCTGCCTAAAACTCAGCATGACTCTGCCTCCTTCAATGTAGACGTCAACACTTACACGGTTAGGCAATATCTGATTGATAGTTAGTGTAGCATTCTCAATACTATCATCAGTTCTTCTGTTCATGGTGGTTTTATTTTTCAAAACCTTGAATTTTCTCTTTTTTAGACCACGTTACTGTCCTTTACGGTCAGCGGCATGTTCAAAGAAGTTGATGGTAAATCTCCAGACGCGGTTAGGGCCTTCTCTCGGGTCTTCATCGCAGTTCCTGCAGGAATTTCTGGGTAATTCTGAGGTTGCTCGTTCACCTGATCTTGGTTTTAAAAATCTCTTATAAGACTGTCTGTGCTGAAGAATGCTAAAATTATATCTTATATGATATATGAAAACAATGGTCAACGAATATTAATAAATATTGGCATCAGTTATAAGAAAATGCAACAGGCCAACTGGTCCTATATTAAAGAAATCGGGGGGGGTGTAATTGAAAGACAGTTTCAAACTATTTGtcctccatttctccttctccagtCTATGCATAGTGAATGACGAGCTATTTGTGCGCATCGCTACAACGGAGGAGATCCAGCATGCGTTCGCTGCTACCGCCCCCACTCCCTCCAGCAGCCCAGTGCCCATCCTCACCGCCCCCCAGCAGGAGATGCTCTCCGCCTTCTCCCTCAAGTCTGGCATGAACCTTGAGTGGTCAGAGAAGTAAGTTTGTGGGCATGTTCAAGCGGATAAATTTTGCTAAGTCATTGGTCACcgcctttcaaagtgtgttgcattatggggataGAAATTGTCCGACTTGTGTCTACATGTCGACTACATGACCTTTATAAAAAACGTGATCAAAGGTTATGCAGTTTTTTTATAAAGTTGTCTTCAAGTCGCTGCAGTTGCTTCTGATCGATTGCACCATGCAGCCGTCGCCTGGCTACTGGGAGGTACtatttgtcaaccaatcattagggtgtttttgtttgacccatgCGAACAATACCCGAGACGTGACGGAAACAGGAACCAACTTTTCCACAATTCAAATGTTATTATGTACAAATTGTGATATTTTGAGGCGCTCTCCTGATGAAACTACGGAGGAGAGTAAATTaaatctagatcacctttactcaacacacagaCTCATACAAAGCGCTCCCTCCccccccatttggcaaatctgacaaatGATCCCCCTGATTCCTTCTTACAAGCAAAAACAGGAAGTATCAGTGACACGCTCAATTc
This genomic stretch from Oncorhynchus tshawytscha isolate Ot180627B linkage group LG21, Otsh_v2.0, whole genome shotgun sequence harbors:
- the nxf1a gene encoding nuclear RNA export factor 1 isoform X2 is translated as MTFRKWYPNLAVVARVRFDQDQEGVVVQREVTRKGKLPGEHDNRVAGPQFRGGHMSRGPIYYDGPARQQRPRGGQVGGFRGPGPGPRVRFEDNYVDVTMNRGSPQDGSSHRRFNPYRWPNRRGDGQFERDRRGAGGYRGEGGGGREGGGGGKDKSSWYKMIIPYGRKYDKKWLLMALQNLCSVPFTPVQYQIEGHKAQFYLEDACTANALCRVSRQITDTEGYKVIVLMNPCLPPAILNTQLKPEDIEHLKQCMAKRFDGSQRALDLNNIRTDPDLVSQNIRAILSRKTFMDAVVKIIEENIPELVCLNLSNNKLYKLEDVADLISKAPHLKILNLSHNELKSEKELDRLKGLKLVELWLDRNPLCDQFKDQLTYISAIRERFPRLLKLDGHDLPLPIVFEVVSPTTTPPCKGSYFGSEEIKVLIMHFLQQYYSVYDSGNRQPLLDAYHDGASFSLSLPSSQNPNRCSLREYHKDSRNIKRLKDPSTRFRLLKHTRLNVVALLNELPKTQHDSASFNVDVNTYTTTLLSFTVSGMFKEVDGKSPDAVRAFSRVFIAVPAGISGLCIVNDELFVRIATTEEIQHAFAATAPTPSSSPVPILTAPQQEMLSAFSLKSGMNLEWSEKCLQDNEWDFNKAAQIFTQLKIEGKIPDVAFIK
- the nxf1a gene encoding nuclear RNA export factor 1 isoform X1, producing the protein MTFRKWYPNLAVVARVRFDQDQEGVVVQREVTRKGKLPGEHDNRVAGPQFRGGHMSRGPIYYDGPARQQRPRGGQVGGFRGPGPGPRVRFEDNYVDVTMNRGSPQDGSSHRRFNPYRWPNRRGDGQFERDRRGAGGYRGEGGGGREGGGGGKDKSSWYKMIIPYGRKYDKKWLLMALQNLCSVPFTPVQYQIEGHKAQFYLEDACTANALCRVSRQITDTEGYKVIVLMNPCLPPAILNTQLKPEDIEHLKQCMAKRFDGSQRALDLNNIRTDPDLVSQNIRAILSRKTFMDAVVKIIEENIPELVCLNLSNNKLYKLEDVADLISKAPHLKILNLSHNELKSEKELDRLKGLKLVELWLDRNPLCDQFKDQLTYISAIRERFPRLLKLDGHDLPLPIVFEVVSPTTTPPCKVWVATSVQKKSRSSSCISCNNGSVNGYYSVYDSGNRQPLLDAYHDGASFSLSLPSSQNPNRCSLREYHKDSRNIKRLKDPSTRFRLLKHTRLNVVALLNELPKTQHDSASFNVDVNTYTTTLLSFTVSGMFKEVDGKSPDAVRAFSRVFIAVPAGISGLCIVNDELFVRIATTEEIQHAFAATAPTPSSSPVPILTAPQQEMLSAFSLKSGMNLEWSEKCLQDNEWDFNKAAQIFTQLKIEGKIPDVAFIK
- the nxf1a gene encoding nuclear RNA export factor 1 isoform X3: MADGGRFYSDQEGVVVQREVTRKGKLPGEHDNRVAGPQFRGGHMSRGPIYYDGPARQQRPRGGQVGGFRGPGPGPRVRFEDNYVDVTMNRGSPQDGSSHRRFNPYRWPNRRGDGQFERDRRGAGGYRGEGGGGREGGGGGKDKSSWYKMIIPYGRKYDKKWLLMALQNLCSVPFTPVQYQIEGHKAQFYLEDACTANALCRVSRQITDTEGYKVIVLMNPCLPPAILNTQLKPEDIEHLKQCMAKRFDGSQRALDLNNIRTDPDLVSQNIRAILSRKTFMDAVVKIIEENIPELVCLNLSNNKLYKLEDVADLISKAPHLKILNLSHNELKSEKELDRLKGLKLVELWLDRNPLCDQFKDQLTYISAIRERFPRLLKLDGHDLPLPIVFEVVSPTTTPPCKVWVATSVQKKSRSSSCISCNNGSVNGYYSVYDSGNRQPLLDAYHDGASFSLSLPSSQNPNRCSLREYHKDSRNIKRLKDPSTRFRLLKHTRLNVVALLNELPKTQHDSASFNVDVNTYTTTLLSFTVSGMFKEVDGKSPDAVRAFSRVFIAVPAGISGLCIVNDELFVRIATTEEIQHAFAATAPTPSSSPVPILTAPQQEMLSAFSLKSGMNLEWSEKCLQDNEWDFNKAAQIFTQLKIEGKIPDVAFIK
- the nxf1a gene encoding nuclear RNA export factor 1 isoform X4, producing MADGGRFYSEHDNRVAGPQFRGGHMSRGPIYYDGPARQQRPRGGQVGGFRGPGPGPRVRFEDNYVDVTMNRGSPQDGSSHRRFNPYRWPNRRGDGQFERDRRGAGGYRGEGGGGREGGGGGKDKSSWYKMIIPYGRKYDKKWLLMALQNLCSVPFTPVQYQIEGHKAQFYLEDACTANALCRVSRQITDTEGYKVIVLMNPCLPPAILNTQLKPEDIEHLKQCMAKRFDGSQRALDLNNIRTDPDLVSQNIRAILSRKTFMDAVVKIIEENIPELVCLNLSNNKLYKLEDVADLISKAPHLKILNLSHNELKSEKELDRLKGLKLVELWLDRNPLCDQFKDQLTYISAIRERFPRLLKLDGHDLPLPIVFEVVSPTTTPPCKVWVATSVQKKSRSSSCISCNNGSVNGYYSVYDSGNRQPLLDAYHDGASFSLSLPSSQNPNRCSLREYHKDSRNIKRLKDPSTRFRLLKHTRLNVVALLNELPKTQHDSASFNVDVNTYTTTLLSFTVSGMFKEVDGKSPDAVRAFSRVFIAVPAGISGLCIVNDELFVRIATTEEIQHAFAATAPTPSSSPVPILTAPQQEMLSAFSLKSGMNLEWSEKCLQDNEWDFNKAAQIFTQLKIEGKIPDVAFIK